DNA from Dermochelys coriacea isolate rDerCor1 chromosome 20, rDerCor1.pri.v4, whole genome shotgun sequence:
TCAGGCTAAGAATGATGGGCCTCATTCTCTTCTCACATAcatcaatgtaaatcaggagaaatGCACTGAAATCGATGGCGGCCATATGGTGTAAGGGATAGGAGAAGGAGGCCCAGCATTTCACAATATCTCCCCTCACTGATCATATTAAAGGGCCTGAAGCTAgacagccagattctcagctagtggaAATTTGAGAAGCTATATTACATTTGGCCTTAATTATCTTTCCactcaggacagagagagagctcTGGGAGTGAGGGTAAAATGTTTATTGGGAGATACGATGTTTCTGGATCTCTCTATAAAGAGCCAAGTAGGATGTCAGCTGGGGGGTAATGGGCAGAATCCTCATGTGTTGTAAATCAGCAAAGGTCTGTTGTAGCCAGTggtgctacactgatttacagtagctgaagatctggccctgtataactaaaagggaaattaaatgaaatttttattgaactttttaaattgtaattttatTAATCTGTTTCTTATGTGTGTTTAAtaaaagattctctctctctctttctctctctctctttctgtatatatatatatttaatggtGGTGGTCACAACAGGAGATGGTGCCAGTGATAACTTGACACAAGACCCAAACCATATTTATGTGTTTAATGTTGTAACAGTACAAAAGGGTTTTATTATCACCTTAGCCAAATAAGCCCAAGGCACCTACCCTTCTCAGCACAACAGACTAAGGTTCTATAGGTTTTAACGCTTGGAGCACAAGAGACTGAGAGTAGGAAACCTGGATGCTATCTTAGTTCTACTGCTGATTTGTGGGGTTACTTTGAGCAAGCTCCTAATCCTCTCTGTCCCTTAATTTTCCGCTCAGTGCAATGGAGACAGTAATATTGACCCATCTCGTGGTGGGACTGAGAATTATTTAATGTCtgtctgtaaagtgttttgaatttAGACAGGAGGTGCTAGCGAAGGGCAAACAATTATTCTTAGAGCTGAGTCCAAATCATTAAGTGTGCATCTGGATCTGACATTTTTCTATGTTTCCATGTGTGTTTGGATCCAGGATTCTGGTTCtaaactattagagatcagggaCAATCATGGAGTTCTGGTCCAGACTGGAACATTCCCCGAAGTCATGTTTGGTTCCAAAGTTTTTGTTTGGTTCTAAGCTGTCTAGGttgtccttttttattatttaaaataatgtgtactattaatgaaaattattttatttagattaaaaatataatggGAAAAATTTCTAGCTGCATTAAGATTTTCAAGCTCCATTTCTTTTTACTGAGTCTTAATTTTTGACCTGAACAAAATTGATCCAGTCCCTTTTACTCTATCCACCTCTTGACAGTGTCTCTCTCTACCTCCAATGTTTTACTGCTATTTTTCCTTGCAGGCACTTGTCAGACTGAGACTCTGGGAAGAGAATTCATCACCTCCTACATGAAGGACTGTGGGAACTCTCATCAATTTGAATTGCAAATTACTGGTTACTTTGCCTTCACTTCAGTGTCTGTTTTCATCTCCAATTACCTGTTTCACAGGGCAAGGTTAGAGAATAAGACTATGGTAAATCAGGGAGAGATGGTGCAGGTCAGGCTAccagagtcagtgggagttgagggcagtGCCACGTTCTCCAACGTGGTCCTAGTCAAGGCTGACAAAGATATCTCGGTAGTGTCTGTCAGTAACAAACATGTGAGCCCGGAGACCACTGTGctgtatcctgtctccagcttAGGAAATGAATACTACGTAGTGACTCCCTCTACGGAACCCTTAGATAGTTATCCAGAGTTCTCTGTTATAACGTACCAAGAGCCCAACTCCATGGAGATCCATGTGAAAGGCAAGTTACATTACCTAACACAGGTCCACTCCACTGACAGCAAACTGAAATTTAAGCTTCTCAGTTTACAAGGCATCCAGTTACAAGGCATAGAAGATCTGTCTGGCACCAGGATTGTCTCAGAAAAGCCAGTGGCCGTCTTGGTTGGCCAGGTGTGTTTTTGTAATAGCACAAAATGCAACCACGTCTTTGAGCAGCTCCTACCAGTTTGCAGCTGGGGTACAACATACATCATTCCTCCCTTACCCTGGCAGAAAGCAGATGAAATAGTCTatatcactgcttcccagagcaCAACTGTGTTGTATCAACGAGGGGAACACCAAGAGAATGTTACTCTAACAGGAGGCAGTGTACACCAACTTCCTGTCAAGCCCTCTATCCCAGTCTACATCTCTGCTAATGTGAGCATCCAGGTGATGTTCTACAGCCTGGGCGCAGCTATCCCTAATTCCTCCCATGCCTTCCTGATGAATGTTCCAGATGTTGCCAGTTATTGCCTGATGTATTCTATAAATAACCAGGAGGGCTTCCAGAACTTTGCCTTGATGGTGGCCAATACATCAGAGACTGGTGCCATCATCTTAGACAATCAGCGTCTAAGGAGTGTGGAGTGGAACCAAGTCCGGGGCACTAAGTACGTTTGGGGCATGCATACGCTTGGACCTGCCATGAGATCCCATGCTGTGGAACACGCCAGCTCTCCATTCGCACTCTTGAGTGTTGGCACTGCTGCGATGGACAGCTATGGGATTCCGGGTTCCTGCAGGAAGAGTGAGTAGCCTGGGTTTTAAATCTATTTTGACTACAGTTTCTGTGTATGGCCCTGGTGTAAAGTCTGTTGATTTTGATGGGGCTCcactgagttacaccagctgagaatttggcccagcatgCCATCCTAGGCCACCACTAGCCACAGTTACTCAGGCTATGTCCATACTACAGAAGCTACAGCAGCAGGTACggcgctgcagctgtgcctctgtagcactGTTGTGTAGACACTAggtacagcaatggaaggggtttttctgtcactgtagttaatccaccccgCCGAGAGACGGTATctgggttgatggaagaattcttgtgTCAACCTAGTAGGGTCGACATTGGGTTTAGGACgccttaactacatctctcaatggtgtgaatttttcacacccctgagtgacatagctagatctacctaacttttaggtgtagTCCAGCCCTAAGATTGTACCTGTGTTGCTAGCTGCACTCAACTAGTTTCCGCCCAGCTCATGCAGTTAAGCAGATGCTCGCCAGCTGTTCTGAATTGGTTTAAGAACCGTTGCAGTTTTGCTCCTACACTTGGTTGTAATGCCCTCTGGGTACCCAAGGGAATTTTGTGCCTGATTCTTACTTATGCCACTCCTGTGCTTGAACCAGGGCACAGAAAGGGTGGAGGAAAAGGTAGCTTTGAGCCACCTTTGTGCTCTATGCATTCTGGGACCATGCAGGGTTGCTGTAATTTACCCTCTGCTTCCCATGGCGCCTGAGAACCAGAAAGTAGCTGTAGCATGGTACATTCTGACCACATCCTTGATCTACCTTGCAGATGAAGTCAAGATCATGTAAAGGCCCTTATACCAGCTCCACACTAGCTGTGGAGGGTCCCTCCACAGGGAACATTCTTAGGAGCCTTTTTCCACCCACTTGAACCGCCTTTTCCAGACCAGAGCAACATAAGGCTTTTAGTGTAACTGAGGCCTGCTCAACACCTACAACTTCAGTCATTCATAAAGCAGCCTAAGCCTCAGGGTAGGCAAcactaggtcaatagaagaattcttctcttgtcctagctgccacctctcagaggtggatttactacagcaatggaagaaccCTTCCATCACCATAGTCAGTGTCTAtactacagtgacacagctgcagctgcacaactttagcatttctagtgtagacataccttgatgAGACTCAGGCCTTTTAGAAGTACAATAGCAGGGTTAGAACAGTTCTTGGGAAGGGAAACGTCTCGAGTATTGATGTAACAACTGTCATCTTGGTAATCACTAAGGAACAAACCCAGGACCTTGTAACACCATGACCCACTCCTGATTGAGCTAAGGGACGAACTCCCATAGCTAGGAACTGTAGCAGAACCAGACCCTTGGTGGAGCAGCCCCCGAGGACACATAAGACACACTGATCAATGAGATACACAGACAAAGCTTAAGTGAGTATTAACCAGGTGATGTGTGGACACACATCAGGCTTTTAGGGCTGAGCATATTGCTAACTGATTATAGACTCAGTTGAAAGTTGTCAGACAGGGCTTAAGGGATCAATGGAGTTAAAGGGAGAAAACACCTGCTGGGTTTCAGGAGATCACCAACTTTGTATtctggaaggaagaaaggatggcCCTTGTGGCTAAAATGCTAGGCTAGGACTCAAGTGATCAagcttccattcccagctccgtCATAGAGTCCGTGTGAGTGTGGTCTTAGGTATGTcacttaggccaagattttcaaaaccgcCTTGTGATTTTGGTTGCCTAACCTGagaccttaaaggggcctgattttcagagggtgagtgctcagcacttttgaaagtcagggcccttttaagatgtctcaaatcatgagacacttttgaaaaccttagcCCTGCAGATGTAGACTTGATGTAATTGTCCGTGCCTCTCTTTCTGTTGCTAGATGTTACCTTTaaatgccagactgagactcaaCAGATAAAAGAGCAGTTGAAGATGTGCAAAGATGTCTTTCAGCAGGTATGTGTAAGGGGTTTATTTGGGCTTTGAGGGTTGTCACAAAGAGTATACAGAAAACTTTGAGCCTGAGGATTCTCTGCTTATCCAAggtttaccactgacttcagtgggagcagaatcagtccaacacaaagtgcttttgaaaactcgaCCATATCATGCTTAGGTGTGTGACGCCCCCAATGAACATCAGAGTTATGCAGTTGAGGCACCAGCCAGAGATACAGGAAGTCAGAGTTCGgttcccatctctgccccagactcactgtgtgactttgggcaatttgctcagtctctctgtgcACCGGTTCCCCACTTGTAGAAGGCGGATAATAATCCTTACAAAGCCCtgtgaggaaaggaaggagaaattCATTAATATGAATGAAACCTTCAATAGTATGTGAAATATCAGCATGTCTGTGGGCTTTACCACACTTAGCCTTAACATGTTTTAATCTGTGGGCATTGTAGTGGGACAGCCAGCCAACCAGAGATCAAAGCAAGATCACGATGAGGAACCATTTACCTTAATTTTGGGTGGCTTTTCCATGCTTGTAGAAATAACCCATTTCCTCTGATTGTTCTGCAGGGCAGCACCAGTGAATTTTGCTCCTTCATGAATTCAACCTTAGTGAATTTGGAGACCATGTGTGCAGAGGACAGAGCAGCATCGCTGGAGGTTAGAGGTTCTGCCCTACGTGTGTGGGCGCTCTATGGCCAAATGCCCTGAGCATTGGTATAGCAGTCTCACTTTGGGggaaattacaggtttcagagtagcagccgtgttagtctgtattcgcaaaaagaaaaggagtaccggtggcaccttagagactaacaaatttattagagcataagctttcgtgagctacagctcacttcatcggatgcatttggtggaaaaaacagaggagagatttatatacacacacacagagaacatgaaacaatgggtttatcatacacactgtaaggagagtgatcacttaagataagccatcaccagcagcaggggggggaaaggaggaaaacctttcatggtgacaagcaaggtaggctaattccagcagttaacaagaatatcagaggaacagtggggggtggggtgggagggagaaataccatggggaaatagttttactttgtgtaatgactcatccattcccagtctctattcaagcctaagttaattgtatccagtttgcaaattaattcagcagtctctcgttggagtctgtttttgaagcttttttgttgaagtatagccactctaagatctgtgatcgagtgaccagagagattgaagtgttctccaactggtttttgaatgttataattctttacgtctgattctctacgtaaaagaatgaatggacataaatcagacgtaaagaattataacattcaaaaaccagttggagaacacttcaatctctctggtcactcgatcacagatcttagagtggctatacttcaacaaaaaagcttcaaaaacagactccaacgagagactgctgaattggaattaatttgcaaactggatacaattaacttaggcttgaatagagactgggaatggatgagtcattacacaaagtaaaactatttccccatggtatttctccctcccaccccacccctcactgttcctctgatattcttgttaactgctggaattagcctaccttgcttgtcaccatgaaaggttttcctcctttcccccccctgctgctggtgatggcttatcttaagtgatcactctccttacagtgtgtatgataaacccattgtttcatgttctctgtgtgtgtgtatataaatctctcctctgttttttccaccaaatgcatccaatgaagtgagctgtagctcacgaaagcttatgctctaataaatttgttagtctctaaggtgccaccggtactccttttctttttgggggaaaTTGTAGCTGCTCTTCAGaaaaggggtgtgggtgtgtatgtgcATGATCTCTAGCTGAAGTGGCAGGggatctgggttctgtccccactGGTCCTAGGAAGATCCAAATTGCTTCCAGGGCAACACAGAGAGAACCTAGACGCCTGCTGATTTGTTGTAATGTTCTCTGGCACCTACACTGAAGGCACCAAGGATGAGGAGCGAATGACACACCGTGTTAGACGTACCCTGGCTTCAGGTTACTGTGAAGTCCTGAGCAAGCCTCAGTAGCCTCACTCACTCAGTAAAGGGCTCCCTCTTTTGAGAATGCTGCAGTCCCTCTGAATGGGAAGGTCACTATGAACCCTTATGTCCCTAAAAGGGTCATTGTTCCCCTGGGAGTCTGAAGAATGTGGCTCATGAACCACTGAAATCCTCCGTCCTTCTCAGGGTATTTCCTTTCCCAATCCCAGGAAGTTGCTCGCCCCTTTGGTTCCTTCTTGAATAGCTCCATCCTCAGTATTGGTGGGAACGAGAGCAAGAGGGAGGTGGCCTCTGCTGTGACCCTCCTCTTGCGGAGTGTGGAATTGGCTGCACTGACGGCTGCTTTGAGGTCTCCTGAGAAGAAGACCCAGAACATGACAACAGAGTTTATGGGTGAGGAGGATGAGAGGCTCCCACAACAGTTCGTGGTGGCTGTGAGAAGGGGGTTATACTCTTTTCAAGACAGAACACCACTGAAGCTTCACTGCCCCTCTCTCAGGGTTTAAAACCCAGCCGTGGGTGGCAGGTGAATGAGCCACTGAGAGAGGTTAACCATTGAGAGAAACTAGCCCCAGGCCCCTCCTTCTCTGCCCAAGGCCCGTCCCCTCCTCTTCCATCCCCCGTCTTCCACTAGAGCCCAGAGAAACCCGCCTCGCACCCCGCAGTATCCCAGACCCGGAGTGTCAGATGGGTAGTGCAGCGGGGGCACCCCCAGCCCTAGAGCTCTGGGTAGCTGGAGCCTCCCCAACTCCAGCACTGGGGAGATGGGCAGACAGCATGATGTGGCATGGCCTCAGCCCCagcgcccccagccctgggccttgTGAGCACCGGCCCtagcctgcctgccccaggctCTCAGCCATGGAAGAGCAGGAAGGGAACTGGAAGCAGGCAGGAGGAGGCCTGGAGGCGGAGCATGGCATggccatgccaggctgtttggggaggcacaaccttccccaGCCTATGCTACCCGCCACCCAtaaacccagccctggggctttGCAGCAATAGCAGCTGCCTGAGAGGGTTTTAAAAGCAATGCAAATCTCCTGTCACCACACGCAGCTGCCATtgcttcctcctttctctccttgCTCCAGAAAAACCCCTTTTTGCTGCTTCCCCTGCTAAAGCGCAGAGGTGAGGCAGCAGGGAGAAGTTGCCTTATGCCTCTTGGCACAGTGGCATCTTCATGGGGGCACAGGCATGACGGATCACAGAAGGTCAGCCAGAGGGGCTTAGGGAAACACAGAGGCatggaggtgaggagaaattggGGAATGGTGGTGGGATTCAGAGATGGTGGAGCTCCAAATCTGCCTTGCCCTTGCAGCAAGAGGCTTTGCCATTTCCCTCCCCAGCTATCGAGACGCTCCTCGTCCCAGCTGCAGGTCGCTGTGATGAGGTCTTCAGGCTGAGAGGTCAGAATCAGACAATGGACATTCACTGCAATGCTGTCACCAGAGCAGCCACAAAAGGTACTATCCTGGTGCTTCCCAGGCACTCACCTCTTTAGACACCAAACCCCAGGCCTAGTCTCCCCTTCATCTCACCCCACACTGCCTTGCTTGCCTTTGTTATCCTGACACTAGTGTGGACCTTGTTGGCTGAGCCAGTGTTTCTCAGGCCATTGAGCTCTGCAGAGCCCTTCATACCTAGCTGTCCCGCAGCATGAAAACCAAcccatgtggggcagggaggagagaaaagCTTTGATAGGCATATGAATTGGTCCAGAGAATGGAAAGATCAGAGATCCGTTGGCTCAACACATGATGTCCTGATGATGAGCCCAGCTAGGCCCCAGGTTGACGTGTGTGACTTCCTGGAATGGAAGCAGGATAATATTTACCAATTTTACTCCAATTTTCAAGCCAGTATGACGTAACTGGGACTTGTTCTTAATTCTTTAGCCCCAGGGAAAGCTCCTCACTAACCAACCCCTCTGCCTCTCCTAACCAAGAAAAACTATGGCTTCACCTCAGTGCCTTTCACCTAGTGTACCGAGCTGGATAATGTGCAGTATGGGGGTATGATTTCTAAAGAGCACTAACTAactgtgcattaattggtccatataGACCCTATATAGTGTgtactaaaggttccctagtgtgctttaatgtacGTTAGTGCACTTTAGGAATCACACTCCCATAGTGCACGCCAGATGTTTCCAACACAGAAGTGCTTCTGTGGAAGAAGAGGGAGGAGGCAACATATTCTAGGAGTTAAAGCTCAAAATGCTatccaggactcttgggttcttttcccagctctgccccagactcgCTGTGACCTTTGGCACCTGGCTTGCTCTTTCTTTGTCTCAGTGTCCCTGCCTCTATGATGAGGCatcatttcatgttttcagatccTTGGGCTGTTGCTTTTATTTCTTACTTCACCCTGGACGACATCATTAACACAACATTTCTCAAAGAGGGAGATCTAATGGCTGATGAGAAATTGAGGAATTTTCACCTGAATTCCAGGGTGGTGAGTGGGGCTATCGGAGATGGGAGGCCCATGAACCTCTCCAAACCTGTGAACTTCACCCTGTGCCATAGACAGGTGAGTGTAGATCCTTTTACTTTGCTGTGTGCCTGGGACTCCAGCTGGTCACTTAAAAGGTGCGTCTCCTGCAGGGCATTTGAGTTCTGCTGCCTTTCTGGACTGAGAAACAGTTAACTGAGAAAGAGAGGGAGCTTCTTCCATCCTGATGCTGGGGAGGACATTACATAGGTTTCACACCAGGCCTGATTGGGTTATGATTCATCATGTAAAATGTTCAGGAGTAACAACTGTGCCTGGCTCACCCCTTAGAGCAGGAATAAATGGAAGGCAGTTCCCtatagcagtggtccccaaagttTTGAGAgtcgcaaccccccccccaccccattcacagCCCTTCCCCTGAGCCAGGGCCGGGAGTGAGGCCATGGCtcggggcagggggaaaggacacagacaggggtaaggggccAAGTATGGGACTGCAGCTGGTGGTGTGTCTGGGTCTGGAAGCAGGGCCAGAGCCATGGCTGGGAGCAGGAATGGAGCAGGAGCCACGCTGCGGTGGGGGTCAGCAGCTAAGTCCTTGGCGAGGTGCGGCTCCACtcgcagccccgccccttcccccagcctgggccGGGAATGGAGCTGcaagaggctggggctgggagtggagccatgCTGAAGCTGGGGACGGTGCCAGACATGGGACTGGAAGTCAGGGATGCGACCACTGGTGGGACCAGAGCAGAgctcagggtggggaggggctgggtggtgctccctctctgccccccatggGGACTGACCCGGGACCTGTCATCTCCCTCCAAAGGGGGGTGCAccacacagtttgggaacctctgccctATAGATAGAAGAGTTCAGGGAAACAGCATGAGATAGTGCCATCTTTGACAAAGTAATGAACTTGCTAGAGTGCATGTGGGTAtttgtgggggtgtgtgtgaatgcCTTTTAATGGCTCAAATCAAAACTTCACAATTGTGTGTCATAGACCCCACAGTGCCCAGAGTTAAGGGAATTACCACTTTAGCTCTAGGGTCAGGGACTTGTGCTATTGGAGCTGGAGGATATCACTTGTATTTCCACTGCCAAAGGGAAGTCCCAAATGGCTGTTACGTGCAGCACAATGAGAGTCATGAAGTTGTTGATGACTTCAGGTTTATTATTGTCTATTAGAAACGTgtgacaaaagaaacagtattctCCCCATGATCCAGTGAGGATgatgatgtggtgtttttgtttccaggcaaagaaagaagaggaagaggctCGCTGCGTTCACTGGAAATTCATCTCTGGGAAAGGCACCTGGGCTGAGGATGGCTGCAAAATTCTCCAGACGAACAGCACTCACACCATCTGCAGCTGTGACCATCTCTCCAGCTTCGCACTCCTGATGGGTCTCACCGGAGTGGAGGTATCTCAGTGTCAGACTCAGATCAAAGGGCTGGACTCTGAGCTCCTTACGTGGacaaaatcagtgggaattttgcctgaatgaCCGCTGAGTAGGAACCTCAGGGTATAATCTGTGGCCATACAGGATGGGCGGGGTTTTGATCTGAGGTGCCTAGAGtagcccacactgaaaatgccaaggtcatgGCAAGCTGCACAAAGGAGAGCAGATTTCCCCAgaactggtggttaacactgtAGTTAGAATCACCAACCAGTCACAATCTGTGCTCCAGATCCCCAACACTGGTTATTGAGAagctgaaaaaaagaaatcacacagccccctttattgcattccagtctctggctcccaatcagcagaTAGGGCCAGTAAAATCAGAAGTTACTTAAAACTCTATTCACttaacaaaatgttcttctgatctcCTAAGGGGCAGCCACATTGTCAGGTCAATATTAGTTTGGCTCTTACCCAAAATACCGTGCTGCCAGTCAATCCTTTGGTATCTAAAAGTAAAGGTTTTTattataaatgaaaagaaaagaaagagaagagagttgttaaatgatcAAAGCAATCCAATACATATGACTTCAaggtccatatatcaggttcttagcagcgttggtgagtttgctggcttgtaaagtccctctggaacacatccaaagcTTAGATGGGTCTATCAgacctttgttcaaagcttcaatTTGTCAagaagttactccagaggtgagaagcaggattgaagacaaaatggaggtgatgcagctgcctttttctATCCTTTTccatgtggcttgta
Protein-coding regions in this window:
- the LOC119846000 gene encoding adhesion G protein-coupled receptor E1-like isoform X1: MGCRGFAFPPMFFLLGMFWFLPPASAQTTNRIGKFSGTCQTETLGREFITSYMKDCGNSHQFELQITGYFAFTSVSVFISNYLFHRARLENKTMVNQGEMVQVRLPESVGVEGSATFSNVVLVKADKDISVVSVSNKHVSPETTVLYPVSSLGNEYYVVTPSTEPLDSYPEFSVITYQEPNSMEIHVKGKLHYLTQVHSTDSKLKFKLLSLQGIQLQGIEDLSGTRIVSEKPVAVLVGQVCFCNSTKCNHVFEQLLPVCSWGTTYIIPPLPWQKADEIVYITASQSTTVLYQRGEHQENVTLTGGSVHQLPVKPSIPVYISANVSIQVMFYSLGAAIPNSSHAFLMNVPDVASYCLMYSINNQEGFQNFALMVANTSETGAIILDNQRLRSVEWNQVRGTKYVWGMHTLGPAMRSHAVEHASSPFALLSVGTAAMDSYGIPGSCRKNVTFKCQTETQQIKEQLKMCKDVFQQGSTSEFCSFMNSTLVNLETMCAEDRAASLEEVARPFGSFLNSSILSIGGNESKREVASAVTLLLRSVELAALTAALRSPEKKTQNMTTEFMAIETLLVPAAGRCDEVFRLRGQNQTMDIHCNAVTRAATKDPWAVAFISYFTLDDIINTTFLKEGDLMADEKLRNFHLNSRVVSGAIGDGRPMNLSKPVNFTLCHRQAKKEEEEARCVHWKFISGKGTWAEDGCKILQTNSTHTICSCDHLSSFALLMGLTGVEESDPLTIITYVGLTFSLLCLLLAILTFLLCHSIRNVSTSLHLQLCLCLFLADMLFLTAVTRTRSRVVCAVIAGFLHYLFLACFTWMFLEGLHLFLTVRNLKVVNYTSVSRFKKRFMYPFGYGFPALVVAVSAAVKPGGYGTSKHCWLSLERGFHWSFLGPVCAIILINLTFFIVTLWILRDKLSSLNEDVSTVKDTRLLTFKAIAQLFILGCTWSLGVFQVGSAKMVMAYLFTIVNSLQGAFIFLVHCLLNRQVREEYRRWIKGTRKPSPTIQTFSSSVSTVTTGTKMVSWGEPSTSSP